GCCGGTTGAGCAGCCAGGGGCGCAACGGGTCGGACAGCGCCTGCGCCTGATTCACGATCCGCTTGGTGAACTTCCACACCGACCGGCCCTGCCGGGTCGGCGCGGTCCGGTGCTTGGCGTGCAGATAGGCGCGCATCAGCAGCGCTTCCTGCGCATCTTCCGGACGGCGGCCGGCGATGGTGAGCGATGTGTTGAGCAACCCCTCACGCGCCTGCAGCGCCGCCGATGGCGCGAGTAGCGGCGCAAGCTGCTCGCCGTTGAGGTCGCGCTTCTGGAAGGCCGCGAGCAACTGCCACGCGGCGCCATCGACGATGCGGCCGCCGCGCGCGTGCGGATGCTCCATGAAGAACCGGCCCACCAGGTCATGGCCGTTGCCCAGCCCGCGCGACATCACCGAGCGCGAGGCGAGCATCAGTCGCGGCGATTCGATGCCGCCCGCGGCGAGCACATGATGGCCGGCACGCACCTGCAGCCGCCGTCCGGACAGCGCGACGACATCGAGCCGCTCGATGCATCGTCCGGATGGCGCAGCGACGATTTCCCGCACCGTCGCATGGGTGACGACGGTGCATCGCGGATGATCGACGAGATCGCTGCAGCGCGCGAAGGAGAAGCGATCGAACTGGTCGTCGAAGCTCCACAGCGGCGTCGCCAGTTCGGCGCGTGACAGGCGTGCGAGCACGCCGCCGAGTTCCGCGGCATCGGGCACCTGCGGCTTGAGCCCCAGCGCGGCGCGCGCTTCGGCATAATAGGGGCGCAGGGTCTCGGCGCCGAACGGCCAGCCCGAATGCGGCACCCAATTGCGCCGGGCGAAGTCGATCGGATCGAATTCGGCGCAGCGACCGCCCCAGATCGCGGTGGTGCCGCCGAAAAAACGCAGCCGGGCATCGCGCAGTTCGTAATAGTCGCGGCCGACACTCTCGCCATCGTTGAGATCGGCGATCGCCGCTTCCCAATCGAGCCCTCCGCTTTCAAGCAGCACGACCGAACGGCCGGCGGCAAGCAGTCGCCGGGCCATCGTGATGCCCGCCGCGCCGCCGCCGATCACGGCCACGTCCGCGGCGATGCTGTCGGGTGCATCGGAAAGAAGGTCGATATGCATAGGGATCAGTCCAGGCGATTATCGGCTAGGTCTTCGGCGGCGATGTCCAGCGCCTCCGGGCTGTCCATGCCGGTCAGGGCATAGGCGATATCGCCGTGCCGCCAATAGGCGACCGAAGCATCCCCCTTGCGGACGACGACCGGCCGCAAGGGCGCGGCAGCGGCGTTGCGCACCGCGAAGATCGAAACCGGCTGGCCGGCGGCGGTTCGGGCCATGATCTGCAGCGCCGGGCCATCGTCCGACGGAAAGATCTGGACGTCGGTGATCTGCCAGTGATCGGGCAGCACCGGCACGCGGATCTGGGTGGAACGCATCACGTCGCCGGCATCGAACACGCTGGTCTCGGGCTGCGAAACCATGGTCTCCCGCAACAGCCCCGTACGGAACGAGGTGACCGCGTCGCTGACATAATCAGGCGCGCCGGCGGAAACCTCCATCGTCGGCCCGATCAGCAGCACCCCGCAGAACACGGCGGCAAGCGCCCCGATGGCGCCGAGCCGGGCGGGCGAAAAGAAACGCGTGGCCACGCTCCGCCGGGATTTGCCGCCGGCGAGCCGGGCGGACAGCAGATCGGCAGTCGCCAGCAGGTCCGGCGGGGCATCGTGCGGCTCCGCATGGGCGAGGCGCAGCGCGGTGCGCGCGCGCATGTCCGCCAGCATCCGCGCCGCCGCTTCAGGGCATCGCGTCAGATGATCCTCGACGGCAAGCCGCCGTTCCGGATCCAGTTCGCCATCCAGATAGGCGTCGATCTCGACATCGCTCACCCGATCATGCATCGCGACCGCCGATCAGGCGCAAGCGACGCTCGTCCGGCAACGCGCCCGCGTCACGCAGCGCCGCCCGCGCTCTGCCCAGGCGGGACATGACCGTGCCAATCGGGATCGCGAGCGCATCGGCGGTCTCGCGATAGCTGAGCCCCTCGATTGCCACGAGATGGAGTACGGCACGCTGCGGTTCGGGCAGCGCCGCAAAACGATTGCCGATGTCGCGCAGCAACAGCGCCTGTTCCTGCTCTCCCTCATTCACGGCGCCCTGATGGGCTTGCGCCAAGCCCTCGAGTCCACGCCGTTCGACCGCCGCGTGGCGTCTACCGCTAATGAACTGATTATGAACGATAGCAAGTAACCAGGATTTCAGCGAAGCGCCCTGCCGAAAAGTCGAGGCGCCCTCGATCCCGCGCAACAATGACTGCTGGACGAGGTCGTCGGCGGCGACCGCATCGTGGACGAGCGAGCGCGCATAGCGGCGCATCGCCGCAAGATGCTTGGCTACATCGACCGAGAACGCCTCACTCATACGCCATATACGCCCGAACCGTTGGTTTAATCCGGGCTACGGCAAAAAATTCAGCGCATGAACTTCATGCCGTTCCCTGCTGTGAGACGCGCTCGACGCGCACCATCCGCATTGCGGCGATCGCCGAGAGCAAGCCGCCCAGCAATCCCATTCCGACAAACGCCCAACCGGCGCCGATCAACCCGTCGATCGGCAGCCGCCAGACCATCAGCCCGACGAACAGCAGCGCCGAAACCACCGCGACCGCCAGCGGCACGCCGGGCCGTCCGAGCGCGAACATGATGGGGTCCGCCGGAAAGGCGAGCACGCGGATCGTCGTCCCCGCGCCCACCGCAACCAGCACCGGCGCCGCCGCGACGAACTCGCGACCGAACACGGCATCGACGATCAGCGGTCCGAGCAGCCAGATCAGCCCGGTGACGAGAATGCCGACGCCGAACGCGGCAAGCCCGGCGCGCACCGCCGCGCGGCGCAGCCGATCCCACGAGCGCGCCGCGATCAGCCGCGCGAGATCGGGGTACAGCGCCTGGTTCATCAATTCGATCGGCTTGATCATGCCGGTGCCGAGCTCGCGCGCGATGCGAAACAGGCCGGCGGCAGCGGGCCCCAGCATCCAGGCGACGATCATCACCGCAAGCTGGGTCGGCACCAATTGCACCGAACTGTTGAGGTTGGAGAGGATGGCGAAGCGCCACATCCCCGGATTGGCGTCTGACAGGCCGCGCAGCGACGGCGTGAAGCCGGTCAGCAGATCGTGGCGCCACGCTTCGCGCCACGCGAGGACGCCACCGGCAATCGCCCCCAGCCAGCCGGCGACGACCCAGGCCGCGATATACCAGGCCAGTCCCCCGCCGGTCAGCGCAAGTATGGCGATCAGCACCAGCCGGAACGCAGGGGTAATCACCGCCTGCGCGGTCAGCAGATCGAACCGGTTGAGCAGCCGCAGGATTGCCTTGGGAGTCGCAATCGAATTGGCGAAGGCGAGCGGCGCGGCGCATTGCGCCAGAAAGACGAGATCGGGGCCCCATCCCAGCCGCCCGGCCATGAACGGCGCGGCGATCACCGTCGCCAGGGCAGCAAGCGTGGAGGCGCCGAGATCGAGCAGGGTGCCCGCCTTGAACAGCGCCTGCACCGCGGGCAGATCGCGCGAATTGAGGTGCGGCACGCCGTAGCGGATGATCGCCTGGTTCGATTCGAACTGCGCGAGGCCGGTCAGCAGCATCACCTGCGCGACCACCACCGAGAAGACGCCGAACCCCTCCAGCCCAAGCCCGCGCGCCGCCATCGCGAAGGTACCGAGTTGCATCACGCCCGCGGCGGTCTTCCCGCCCAGCAACAGGCCGGCGTTGCGCACCGCGCGCTTGAGGATGCCGCCCTGCGGATGGGGGTGAGTCATGGCCGGGCTTTCTAGGCTTCGCACGTGCGAAAGCCATCGGAATCCGCGAGGTCACTCACCCGAAGGCAGCGCCCGCTCCAGTTCCGCCAGCCAAGCCGCCGCGGTGCCATCCGATGGCGCCCGCCAGTCGCCGCGCGGCGAGAGCGCGGCGGCGCCGGAGACCTTGGGCCCGTTCGGAATCGCCGAGCGCTTGTACTGGCTGATCTGGAAGAAGCGGAACAGGAAGCTCTTCAGCCAGTGCCGGATCGTCGGCAGGTCATAGGCGTTGCGGCCGCTTTCGGGGAAATCGATCGGCCAGCTGCCGCGCTCGGCATCCCGCCACGCGTGCCAGGCGAGAAACGCCACCTTCGACGGCGGCAGCCCGAAATGCGCGACATAATGGAGGAAGAAGTCGTTGAGCGCGTAAGGCCCGATCTTGCTTTCCGTGCTCTGCAGCGCGCCGCCGGCATCCGCTGGCACCAGTTCGGGCGAAATCTCCGTGTTCAGGATCGCGGTCAGCACGCGATCGGTCTCGACGTCGAACTGGTTGGTCTGCACGCACCAGCGGATCAGATACTGGATCAGCGTCTTGGGCACGCCGCAATTGACGGCATAGTGGCTCATCTGGTCGCCGACGCCATAGGTGCACCAGCCAAGCGCCAGTTCGGAGAGATCGCCGGTGCCGACCACGAAGCCGCCGCGCTGGTTGGCGAGGCGGAACAGATAGTCGGTGCGCAGCCCCGCCTGCACATTCTCGAAGGTGATGTCGTAGAGCGGTTCGCCCGCCGCGAACGGATGGCCCATGTCGGTCAGCAACTGCCGCGCGGCGGGGCGGATATCGATTTCCTCGCCGGTCACGCCCAGCGCGTTCATCAGTGCCCAGGCGTTGGACCTGGTGCCGTCGCTGGTGGCAAAGCCCGGCATGGTGAAGCCGAGCACGGCGGTGCGCAGCAGCCCCATCACGTCGCAGGCCTTGGCGGCGACGATCAGCGCATGCGTCGAATCGAGCCCGCCCGAAACGCCGATCACCATCGTCGTGCCCGCGGTTGCGCGGAAGCGACGGACGAGCGCCTCGACCTGAATGTTGAAGGCCTCGTAGCAATCATCGTCGAGCCGCCGGGGATCGTCCGGCACGAACGGGAAGCGCCGCACCTTGCGCTCCAGCCCGACATCCTTGAGCACCGGACGATGCTCGAAGGTCACGCGGCGGAAGCGCCGCTCGGGATGGCCGGCTGCGACCGCAGCATCGTTGAACGTGCCGGTGCGCATCCGCTCCAGCCGCAGCCGCTGCACGTCGACATCGGCATAGATGATCTCGGCATCGCTGCCGAAGCGCGTCGATTCCGCGAGCAGGTCGCCCAGTTCATGGATCATCGCCTGCCCGTCCCACGCGAGGTCGGTGGTGCTCTCCCCCGGCCCGGCCGCCGAATAGGCATAAGCAGAGATCGTCCGCATCGATTGCGCGGCGGAGAGAAGCGCACGGTCGCGCGCCTTGCCGATGATGATGTTGGAGGCGGAAAGGTTGCAGAGAATGAGCGCGCCGGCGAGCGCTCCCGCGGTCGAGGGCGGCGTCGGCGCCCAATAATCCTCACAGATCTCGACATGAAAGCTGAAGTCGGCAAGGTCGGTCGCGGCGAAGATCAGGTCCGGACCGAAAGGCGCGGTCTGCCCCGCCACCTCGATTTCCAGCCCCGCCAGCCCGGCGCCGGCGGCGAACCAGCGCTTCTCGTAATATTCCCGATAATTGGGAAGATAGGATTTGGGCACGACGCCGAGAATGCGGCCGTGCGCGATCACCACCGCGCAATTATAGAGCCGCCCGGCCCGCTGCAGCGGCGCGCCCACCAACAGCACCGGCGTGATGTCGATGCTCGCGGCGACGATGCGTGCAAGGCCCGCGCGCACCGCCTGCTGCATCACCTCCTGCAAATGGAGATCGTCGATCGCATAGGAGGAGATGTTGAGTTCGGGGAAGACCAGCAGATCCGCCGCCTTCGCGCTGGCGAGCCGCGCGAGCGCGATCGCCGCATCGACATTGGCGGCGACGTCTCCCACGCTCGCCACCGGCGTGGCGGCAGCGACACGGACGAAGCCGTGCGCGTGGATCGAGTTGAACTGGGCTGGCTTCATCCCATCGCCTCAAGCATCATTCCCGGCGCATGTCGAGCGAGGTCACTGCGCCCGCGGCACCGGCCGCGAGACGACATAGGCCATGCAACCCACGAAGACTGCAAGCACCCCGATGCCGAGCGGCCATGATGGCTGCGTGCCCCACAGGAAGCTCGCATAGCCGACGATCATGCCCGCGACCGCGGCGATCTTGCCACGCCGCGGGATCGCGCCTTCCTCGCGCCAGCTCCGCACCGGCGGCCCGTAACGCGGATGATCGAGCAGCCAGGCTTCGAGCCGCGGCGAGGAGCGGGTGAAGCAGGCCGCGGCGATGATCAGGAAGACCGTGCCCGGCATGACCGGCAGGATGATGCCGACGATTCCCACAACGACGAAGGCCAGCCCGAGTGCCGCCCACAGCCGTTGCCGCATCGACTCGCCGAGCCGGCGTGGCGGCGGAGCGCGTTCGTCACCCCCGGGTGTGATCGGCATCCTCCTCGCGGCCCTCGCGGCGGGCCCCCTCCAGCAGCGCCTCGCGACGTGCCTGTTCATCGGCCTCCGCACGCCGTTCGGCGAGCGTGCGGCCGAACTTCGCACGGTTGGCCGCCGCCACCGTTTCGGCGGTGGCGCGGGCCTTGGCCTTGCGCGTCAGCCTGAGGTTCACGACTTCGCCCATCGTCCGTCCGATCGCCTGTCCGTCAATCGGGCCTTAGGCGCTGACGCCGTTGCAACGCAATCGCATTACGCCGCGGCGGCAAGCACGACGCTGAAACCGGGCCCGCCATGATTGTAGCGCAGTTCGGCACCCAGCGTCTGCGCCATCGCCCCGATCAACTTGGAGCCGAGCCCCGTGCCCTTGGCGCCTGCCCCTTCGGCGACGCCGCAGCCATCATCTTCCACCGCGACGGTGAAGCGATCGGCGCCGTCGATGCCCAAAAGCACCCGCACCTGCCCCGCCACGTCGGGCGCATAGGCATATTTGCAGGCGTTGCTGACCAG
The window above is part of the Sphingomonas sanxanigenens DSM 19645 = NX02 genome. Proteins encoded here:
- a CDS encoding anti-sigma factor family protein, which gives rise to MSDVEIDAYLDGELDPERRLAVEDHLTRCPEAAARMLADMRARTALRLAHAEPHDAPPDLLATADLLSARLAGGKSRRSVATRFFSPARLGAIGALAAVFCGVLLIGPTMEVSAGAPDYVSDAVTSFRTGLLRETMVSQPETSVFDAGDVMRSTQIRVPVLPDHWQITDVQIFPSDDGPALQIMARTAAGQPVSIFAVRNAAAAPLRPVVVRKGDASVAYWRHGDIAYALTGMDSPEALDIAAEDLADNRLD
- a CDS encoding FAD-dependent oxidoreductase, with amino-acid sequence MHIDLLSDAPDSIAADVAVIGGGAAGITMARRLLAAGRSVVLLESGGLDWEAAIADLNDGESVGRDYYELRDARLRFFGGTTAIWGGRCAEFDPIDFARRNWVPHSGWPFGAETLRPYYAEARAALGLKPQVPDAAELGGVLARLSRAELATPLWSFDDQFDRFSFARCSDLVDHPRCTVVTHATVREIVAAPSGRCIERLDVVALSGRRLQVRAGHHVLAAGGIESPRLMLASRSVMSRGLGNGHDLVGRFFMEHPHARGGRIVDGAAWQLLAAFQKRDLNGEQLAPLLAPSAALQAREGLLNTSLTIAGRRPEDAQEALLMRAYLHAKHRTAPTRQGRSVWKFTKRIVNQAQALSDPLRPWLLNRLGRLDVALVVRAEQAPNPASRVMLSDDVDAAGVPRVKLDWRTSPLDKHSIAGLVAALGRETERLGLGRVEPAAWLEDAARDWATDPLISSHPIGGYHHMGTLRMADSPRAGVTDGFGRVHGIDNLHVAGSALFPTSGWANPTLTIIALAMRTADSILGRFGRSVPADQEALDLPRQAGAGVGQRMR
- a CDS encoding NAD(+) synthase translates to MKPAQFNSIHAHGFVRVAAATPVASVGDVAANVDAAIALARLASAKAADLLVFPELNISSYAIDDLHLQEVMQQAVRAGLARIVAASIDITPVLLVGAPLQRAGRLYNCAVVIAHGRILGVVPKSYLPNYREYYEKRWFAAGAGLAGLEIEVAGQTAPFGPDLIFAATDLADFSFHVEICEDYWAPTPPSTAGALAGALILCNLSASNIIIGKARDRALLSAAQSMRTISAYAYSAAGPGESTTDLAWDGQAMIHELGDLLAESTRFGSDAEIIYADVDVQRLRLERMRTGTFNDAAVAAGHPERRFRRVTFEHRPVLKDVGLERKVRRFPFVPDDPRRLDDDCYEAFNIQVEALVRRFRATAGTTMVIGVSGGLDSTHALIVAAKACDVMGLLRTAVLGFTMPGFATSDGTRSNAWALMNALGVTGEEIDIRPAARQLLTDMGHPFAAGEPLYDITFENVQAGLRTDYLFRLANQRGGFVVGTGDLSELALGWCTYGVGDQMSHYAVNCGVPKTLIQYLIRWCVQTNQFDVETDRVLTAILNTEISPELVPADAGGALQSTESKIGPYALNDFFLHYVAHFGLPPSKVAFLAWHAWRDAERGSWPIDFPESGRNAYDLPTIRHWLKSFLFRFFQISQYKRSAIPNGPKVSGAAALSPRGDWRAPSDGTAAAWLAELERALPSGE
- a CDS encoding lipopolysaccharide biosynthesis protein, which produces MTHPHPQGGILKRAVRNAGLLLGGKTAAGVMQLGTFAMAARGLGLEGFGVFSVVVAQVMLLTGLAQFESNQAIIRYGVPHLNSRDLPAVQALFKAGTLLDLGASTLAALATVIAAPFMAGRLGWGPDLVFLAQCAAPLAFANSIATPKAILRLLNRFDLLTAQAVITPAFRLVLIAILALTGGGLAWYIAAWVVAGWLGAIAGGVLAWREAWRHDLLTGFTPSLRGLSDANPGMWRFAILSNLNSSVQLVPTQLAVMIVAWMLGPAAAGLFRIARELGTGMIKPIELMNQALYPDLARLIAARSWDRLRRAAVRAGLAAFGVGILVTGLIWLLGPLIVDAVFGREFVAAAPVLVAVGAGTTIRVLAFPADPIMFALGRPGVPLAVAVVSALLFVGLMVWRLPIDGLIGAGWAFVGMGLLGGLLSAIAAMRMVRVERVSQQGTA
- a CDS encoding DUF4169 family protein, with translation MGEVVNLRLTRKAKARATAETVAAANRAKFGRTLAERRAEADEQARREALLEGARREGREEDADHTRG
- a CDS encoding YbaN family protein, whose product is MPITPGGDERAPPPRRLGESMRQRLWAALGLAFVVVGIVGIILPVMPGTVFLIIAAACFTRSSPRLEAWLLDHPRYGPPVRSWREEGAIPRRGKIAAVAGMIVGYASFLWGTQPSWPLGIGVLAVFVGCMAYVVSRPVPRAQ
- a CDS encoding sigma-70 family RNA polymerase sigma factor is translated as MSEAFSVDVAKHLAAMRRYARSLVHDAVAADDLVQQSLLRGIEGASTFRQGASLKSWLLAIVHNQFISGRRHAAVERRGLEGLAQAHQGAVNEGEQEQALLLRDIGNRFAALPEPQRAVLHLVAIEGLSYRETADALAIPIGTVMSRLGRARAALRDAGALPDERRLRLIGGRDA